In a genomic window of Spodoptera frugiperda isolate SF20-4 chromosome 18, AGI-APGP_CSIRO_Sfru_2.0, whole genome shotgun sequence:
- the LOC126911696 gene encoding adenylate cyclase type 10-like isoform X1, with protein MNFLKNKPRARRNSASVMVSTERWRNYSRRMSRRGHEMFEDDVDEYEPARNKEVKNWIEELFERKSDADEVEQDIDIQLTKKQTLILSTLVPDEILLMDKFNSVETKRFVGVLLMADVSGYTALSERYNNTGKGGTYRLTATLNTYLGALIELIYGHGGDIIKFAGDAFLALWKTDKRSFLSHTIHTVIACALIIQHSYAIYETDVKVNLRVKLAISAGNIIFAPIGTGIDMSYIIFGLPVIEAKAAESVCASGEVKLTPTAWGHCYSRNYDHVIHENGFVTIKSILYDPHESNVTKPFAGFGNLIRQSKKPFSAIESLPDVLLDSSKGTNVTDALRKKEALSLRKAILVAEEKNIGSEIRRFMIRPVLTQIDAHQPLEYLTEMRQVSILFVTLKPRECSFAQLITIVNNSYQITCEIVYKSMGCVNKIILFDKDVMILVVFGLRGFKHESEAQAALKCAYSIKKSVAALDGVLEVSIGVTTGQVYCGVVGHPLRREFTVIGAIVNKAARLMCGFRNKITCDEMTFVKSKMSTNSFTLQPAIELKGIVKPGKIYEYSEEIRVKELYDIPMIPPLLNRSDELEYFEAWLEDSKSAFRDFDALLMIGESRIGKSRMLEWMARFARNQGYQVCYLNLTSIHSATAYLALSQIMNQMLELKEPVEGFAKEEKIIQLLKVYSDDLCYLNNIIKVRFAYHERIHSLDENKRKEKAKAMFEKLIKALPQTIVIFLDDLQNLDSLSWEFISMMFKTMKIFIVLSVTRGKFSAVHNWLYSVFINDNIRKMALGPLDPEWIPALACQILDVDGVSNDLCAALRSKCKGMPGLVESFIIHLFSSGALEIRRIEDTEIEEWEEEEELQFPEPALLHPQALDGNNQDTLDKLIENDNKGDISICIVIDKKELNTNINVHNLDTLIMIQIDSLTPYQQLLLKIASVIGDVIPRDLLENIMYENNPLITAKAIKRLFCLRILSCANTDCLNKFGRRGTSTLTILSGYSQASNPNIVCDCCFEYDAENEQNLPKYAFCKLMRFRSKNSRKTCYELLPMNQKKEFHTRIVNYLENNKQKCTSCGGTVMVVQSMLSLTNEASRSGYSSVDTITTQVDDSLQSSEESESSSNSQSSHNLVTTKSETVSISKENLKPIGTTSEILATKTLKYGSRHERNNSIVPPILKLKGSTIEVNPPTTNEKRTKKVTMTNFSDPVLSDSEEIPNCKIFDMLREVTEADAPSDWQNLGIIDSQEHLDEIEKKKDGNTFSVKIEKGVSETNFARCTCAELNITICEQIVHHAEHADLKSKAVEFLIKYSHLSVLSNNFENVFEKLDDAENLCQSLQNLDPFEKKRFFGQIHTIRAAACLSVGRLAASKLELEQATQIYNINLHKVPEYLKLKNIAKAFKFRNQKYRLHKTILKADSVYCLNVATLLYSMLGDERVSRMTALRALNIVQTVECSVVNVCETYCNAIQVEMDRGAPEATADIEQMAANSLKALPRPIQADELFAVGKLFMTTFRARMARGQLAPTIRSGFRALAVSRFLQAEDISLELIPDLFYILLTRRRIEEAIDILQFALRTGQDHMSYESENWYHALCMDMILDAGFQLESPQDISRFAEYSISKGKSAGPSRRRLVVGLWTYWLRADSEKKAKRFEAEALSWASHEDDSSMMNLLSAMRLAEGMLESLARKMDDLRKVVDLMELRSVADRELARLENDARLLGAALPRWSLLKANSSMLSGRNVIANSLINQALEEARKMNNRLEEAMVRATSSNSVIWIQNARTGQFVHWREGVTFARNSWHQIMYRITTTRR; from the exons atgaATTTCCTCAAGAACAAGCCTCGGGCCAGGCGGAACTCTGCTAGTGTCATGGTGAGCACAGAACGTTGGCGCAACTACAGCCGGAGGATGTCACGTCGCGGTCATGAAATGTTTGAAGATGATGTAGATGAATATGAACCAGCACGAAACAAGGAAGTTAAGAACTGGATAGAAGAACTATTTGAGAGGAAGAGCGACGCAGACGAAGTAGAACAAGACATTGATATACAACTGACGAAGAAACAAACTCTAATACTGTCCACGTTGGTTCCAGATGAAATTCTTTTGATGGACAA GTTCAATTCTGTGGAAACAAAACGATTTGTTGGCGTGCTCCTCATGGCTGATGTTTCGGGGTACACAGCTCTATCAGAACGATATAATAACACTGGCAAAGGTGGCACTTACAGATTAACTGCTACCCTGAACACATACCTCGGCGCTCTCATAGAGCTCATCTATGGCCACGGTGGCGACATCATAAAGTTCGCGGGCGATGCATTCCTGGCACTCTGGAAAACTGACAAACGATCATTTTTATCTCACACCATTCATACAGTAATAGCCTGTGCTCTTATTATACAACACTCCTATGCTATTTACGAAACCGACGTTAAAGTTAATTTGAGAGTCAAACTGGCGATATCAGCCGGCAATATCATATTTGCACCCATTGGTACAGGTATAGATAtgagttatattatatttggcTTGCCTGTGATCGAAGCTAAAGCTGCTGAAAGTGTTTGTGCTTCTGGAGAAGTGAAACTTACTCCCACGGCTTGGGGGCACTGTTACTCTAGGAACTACGACCATGTTATACACGAAAACGGTTTCGTGACGATAAAATCCATTCTGTACGATCCCCATGAAAGTAACGTAACGAAACCTTTCGCAGGCTTCGGAAATTTAATTAGACAAAGTAAAAAGCCATTCAGTGCAATCGAAAGTCTTCCAGATGTCTTATTAGACTCATCTAAAGGTACAAATGTTACCGATGCCTTACGAAAAAAAGAAGCTTTAAGTTTACGGAAAGCCATTCTAGTAGCCGAAGAAAAAAACATTGGATCGGAAATTCGTAGATTTATGATTAGGCCAGTTCTCACCCAGATCGATGCTCACCAACCGCTTGAATACTTGACTGAAATGAGACAAGTCTCCATTTTATTTGTAACGCTTAAACCAAGAGAATGCTCATTTGCACAATTGATAACAATTGTTAACAACTCTTATCAAATCacttgtgaaattgtatataaaTCGATGGGTTGtgttaacaaaattattctttttgatAAAGATGTAATGATACTAGTTGTGTTCGGATTACGGGGCTTCAAACACGAGTCTGAAGCGCAAGCTGCATTAAAATGTGCATACAGTATAAAAAAATCCGTAGCAGCTCTCGATGGAGTCCTCGAAGTATCAATTGGTGTAACAACTGGACAAGTATACTGTGGAGTCGTAGGTCATCCCCTACGAAGAGAATTCACCGTTATTGGTGCTATCGTTAATAAGGCAGCGAGACTCATGTGTGgatttcgaaacaaaatcacCTGCGATGAAATGAcatttgtaaaaagtaaaatgtccACAAATAGCTTTACACTTCAACCGGCAATAGAATTAAAAGGTATCGTTAAACCGGGAAAAATATATGAGTACAGTGAAGAGATAAGAGTTAAAGAGTTATACGATATACCAATGATTCCTCCACTTCTCAACCGTAGTGATGAACTTGAGTATTTTGAAGCTTGGCTGGAGGACAGTAAATCAGCGTTCAGGGATTTTGATGCTCTCTTAATGATTGGGGAATCACGAATAGGAAAGAGCAGAATGTTAGAATGGATGGCACGTTTTGCGAGAAATCAGGGATACCAAGTATGCTATTTAAACCTAACTTCAATACATTCAGCCACAGCATACTTAGCTTTAAGCCAAATAATGAATCAAATGCTTGAACTTAAAGAACCTGTAGAAGGTTTtgctaaagaagaaaaaataattcaacTATTAAAAGTCTACTCTGACGACTTAtgctatttaaataatattataaaagtgagATTTGCTTATCACGAAAGAATCCATTCTTTAGATGAAAATAAACGCAAAGAAAAAGCGAAAGCTATGtttgaaaaactaataaaagcATTACCACAAACCATAGTCATATTTCTAGATGATTTACAAAACTTGGATTCATTGTCTTGGGAGTTTATATCAATGATGTTCAagacaatgaaaatatttattgtgttatcTGTTACACGTGGTAAGTTTAGCGCCGTCCACAATTGGCTGTATAgcgtatttataaatgataacatCAGAAAAATGGCTTTAGGACCTTTAGATCCAGAGTGGATTCCTGCTTTAGCATGTCAAATATTAGATGTGGATGGTGTTTCTAATGATCTATGTGCTGCTTTGCGAAGTAAATGTAAAGGTATGCCGGGTCTTGTTGAGAgttttataatacatttattttcatcgGGAGCACTTGAAATAAGAAGAATAGAAGACACTGAAATAGAAGAATgggaagaagaagaagaattacAGTTTCCAGAACCTGCACTGCTGCACCCACAAGCATTGGATGGTAACAATCAGGACACTCTCGATAAACTAATAGAAAATGATAACAAAGGagatataagtatatgtatagttaTTGATAAGAAAGAactaaatacaaacataaatgtTCATAATTTAGACACATTAATAATGATCCAGATTGACTCTCTGACTCCGTATCAACAGTTACTGTTGAAAATCGCATCAGTGATCGGTGATGTAATTCCAAGGGATCTATTGGAAAATATAATGTACGAAAACAATCCGCTGATAACTGCTAAAGCGATAAAAAGACTATTTTGTTTGAGAATACTGTCATGTGCTAACACAGACTGTCTAAATAAATTTGGTCGTAGGGGTACATCGACATTGACTATACTCTCAGGTTATTCTCAGGCATCAAACCCGAATATTGTTTGTGATTGCTGTTTTGAATATGATGCAGAAAACGAGCAAAATCTACCGAAATATGCTTTTTGCAAGTTAATGCGATTCAGAAGTAAAAACTCAAGAAAAACATGTTACGAATTATTGCCGATGAATCAAAAAAAGGAATTTCATACAAGAATTGTTAATTAtcttgaaaataataaacaaaaatgtactaGTTGTGGCGGCACGGTTATGGTCGTCCAATCAATGCTAAGTTTGACTAATGAAGCATCTAGAAGCGGATACTCATCAGTAGATACTATAACGACTCAGGTTGATGACAGCTTACAAAGTAGTGAAGAAAGCGAATCTTCGTCAAATTCACAATCTTCACATAATTTGGTTACAACAAAATCAGAAACCGTATCAATCtccaaagaaaatttaaaaccgaTTGGGACAACTAGCGAAATATTAGCAACAAAGACACTGAAGTATGGTTCACGCCATGAAAGAAACAATTCTATAGTACcacctattttaaaattaaaaggtaGCACCATTGAGGTAAATCCTCCAACAACAAAtgaaaaaagaactaaaaaagTAACGATGACAAATTTTTCTGATCCAGTATTAAGCGATTCCGAAGAAATTCCAAATTGTAAGATTTTTGATATGCTTCGTGAGGTCACCGAAGCAGATGCTCCTAGTGATTGGCAGAACCTCGGCATAATCGATAGCCAGGAGCATTTAGAcgaaattgaaaagaaaaaagatgGTAACACATTTAGCgtaaaaatagaaaaaggtGTATCTGAAACGAATTTCGCTAGGTGCACTTGTGCTGaattaaatataacaatttgtgaACAAATCGTACACCATGCAGAACATGCAGATTTGAAATCAAAAGCTGTTGAATTTCTAATTAAGTACAGTCATTTGAGTGTTCTAAGCAATaactttgaaaatgtatttgaaaaaCTTGATGATGCCGAAAATCTTTGTCAATCACTGCAAAACTTAGATCCATTcgaaaaaaaacgttttttcggACAAATCCATACAATACGAGCTGCCGCTTGCCTATCTGTAGGAAGACTTGCTGCGTCTAAGTTAGAACTAGAACAAGCTACAcagatttataacataaatttaCACAAAGTTCCtgaatatttaaagttaaaaaatatagcaaagGCTTTTAAATTCCGCAACCAGAAATACCgcttacataaaacaatattgaaagCAGATTCTGTGTATTGTTTAAACGTAGCAACCTTATTATACTCGATGCTTGGCGATGAAAGGGTATCAAGGATGACAGCACTACGCGCTTTAAATATAGTCCAGACTGTAGAATGTTCTGTAGTAAATGTCTGCGAGACATATTGTAATGCAATCCAGGTAGAAATGGACCGCGGCGCGCCCGAAGCTACAGCAGATATAGAACAAATGGCAGCCAACTCTTTAAAAGCCCTTCCACGTCCAATTCAGGCTGATGAACTCTTTGCTGTTGGTAAATTGTTTATGACAACATTCCGAGCTCGAATGGCCAGAGGTCAACTGGCACCGACCATACGATCAGGTTTTCGTGCCCTAGCTGTTAGTCGATTCCTACAAGCTGAAGATATTTCGTTAGAACTAATTCcagatttattttacattttgctGACGCGACGACGAATTGAAGAAGCCATCGATATACTGCAATTTGCTTTACGTACAGGGCAAGATCACATGTCGTATGAAAGTGAAAATTGGTATCATGCGTTGTGCATGGATATGATACTGGATGCAGGATTTCAACTTGAGTCGCCTCAAGATATAAGCCGCTTTGCTGAATATTCAATCTCTAAGGGTAAATCAGCAGGGCCCAGCCGCCGACGACTGGTGGTAGGCCTATGGACTTATTGGCTGAGGGCCGATTCAGAGAAAAAAGCAAAACGTTTCGAGGCTGAAGCACTCAGCTGGGCATCTCATGAGGACGACAGTTCTATGATGAACCTGTTGAGTGCAATGAGACTCGCAGAAGGAATGCTCGAGAGTTTAGCTAGAAAGATGGACGACTTAAGAAAG GTGGTGGATCTAATGGAATTACGTTCGGTAGCCGACAGAGAACTAGCTCGATTAGAAAACGATGCTCGCTTACTCGGTGCTGCATTACCTCGGTGGAGCCTTCTCAAAGCAAACTCATCAATGTTGTCTGGCCGAAATGTTATTGCCAACAGTTTAATCAATCAA GCTTTAGAGGAAGCAAGAAAAATGAATAACAGACTCGAAGAAGCCATGGTGCGCGCCACCAGTTCCAACTCAGTGATATGGATACAAAATGCACGCACAGGGCAATTCGTGCATTGGCGTGAGGGAGTCACATTCGCTCGTAATTCTTGGCACCAAATTATGTACAGAATAACAACCACCAGACGATGA
- the LOC126911696 gene encoding adenylate cyclase type 10-like isoform X2, with translation MFNSVETKRFVGVLLMADVSGYTALSERYNNTGKGGTYRLTATLNTYLGALIELIYGHGGDIIKFAGDAFLALWKTDKRSFLSHTIHTVIACALIIQHSYAIYETDVKVNLRVKLAISAGNIIFAPIGTGIDMSYIIFGLPVIEAKAAESVCASGEVKLTPTAWGHCYSRNYDHVIHENGFVTIKSILYDPHESNVTKPFAGFGNLIRQSKKPFSAIESLPDVLLDSSKGTNVTDALRKKEALSLRKAILVAEEKNIGSEIRRFMIRPVLTQIDAHQPLEYLTEMRQVSILFVTLKPRECSFAQLITIVNNSYQITCEIVYKSMGCVNKIILFDKDVMILVVFGLRGFKHESEAQAALKCAYSIKKSVAALDGVLEVSIGVTTGQVYCGVVGHPLRREFTVIGAIVNKAARLMCGFRNKITCDEMTFVKSKMSTNSFTLQPAIELKGIVKPGKIYEYSEEIRVKELYDIPMIPPLLNRSDELEYFEAWLEDSKSAFRDFDALLMIGESRIGKSRMLEWMARFARNQGYQVCYLNLTSIHSATAYLALSQIMNQMLELKEPVEGFAKEEKIIQLLKVYSDDLCYLNNIIKVRFAYHERIHSLDENKRKEKAKAMFEKLIKALPQTIVIFLDDLQNLDSLSWEFISMMFKTMKIFIVLSVTRGKFSAVHNWLYSVFINDNIRKMALGPLDPEWIPALACQILDVDGVSNDLCAALRSKCKGMPGLVESFIIHLFSSGALEIRRIEDTEIEEWEEEEELQFPEPALLHPQALDGNNQDTLDKLIENDNKGDISICIVIDKKELNTNINVHNLDTLIMIQIDSLTPYQQLLLKIASVIGDVIPRDLLENIMYENNPLITAKAIKRLFCLRILSCANTDCLNKFGRRGTSTLTILSGYSQASNPNIVCDCCFEYDAENEQNLPKYAFCKLMRFRSKNSRKTCYELLPMNQKKEFHTRIVNYLENNKQKCTSCGGTVMVVQSMLSLTNEASRSGYSSVDTITTQVDDSLQSSEESESSSNSQSSHNLVTTKSETVSISKENLKPIGTTSEILATKTLKYGSRHERNNSIVPPILKLKGSTIEVNPPTTNEKRTKKVTMTNFSDPVLSDSEEIPNCKIFDMLREVTEADAPSDWQNLGIIDSQEHLDEIEKKKDGNTFSVKIEKGVSETNFARCTCAELNITICEQIVHHAEHADLKSKAVEFLIKYSHLSVLSNNFENVFEKLDDAENLCQSLQNLDPFEKKRFFGQIHTIRAAACLSVGRLAASKLELEQATQIYNINLHKVPEYLKLKNIAKAFKFRNQKYRLHKTILKADSVYCLNVATLLYSMLGDERVSRMTALRALNIVQTVECSVVNVCETYCNAIQVEMDRGAPEATADIEQMAANSLKALPRPIQADELFAVGKLFMTTFRARMARGQLAPTIRSGFRALAVSRFLQAEDISLELIPDLFYILLTRRRIEEAIDILQFALRTGQDHMSYESENWYHALCMDMILDAGFQLESPQDISRFAEYSISKGKSAGPSRRRLVVGLWTYWLRADSEKKAKRFEAEALSWASHEDDSSMMNLLSAMRLAEGMLESLARKMDDLRKVVDLMELRSVADRELARLENDARLLGAALPRWSLLKANSSMLSGRNVIANSLINQALEEARKMNNRLEEAMVRATSSNSVIWIQNARTGQFVHWREGVTFARNSWHQIMYRITTTRR, from the exons at GTTCAATTCTGTGGAAACAAAACGATTTGTTGGCGTGCTCCTCATGGCTGATGTTTCGGGGTACACAGCTCTATCAGAACGATATAATAACACTGGCAAAGGTGGCACTTACAGATTAACTGCTACCCTGAACACATACCTCGGCGCTCTCATAGAGCTCATCTATGGCCACGGTGGCGACATCATAAAGTTCGCGGGCGATGCATTCCTGGCACTCTGGAAAACTGACAAACGATCATTTTTATCTCACACCATTCATACAGTAATAGCCTGTGCTCTTATTATACAACACTCCTATGCTATTTACGAAACCGACGTTAAAGTTAATTTGAGAGTCAAACTGGCGATATCAGCCGGCAATATCATATTTGCACCCATTGGTACAGGTATAGATAtgagttatattatatttggcTTGCCTGTGATCGAAGCTAAAGCTGCTGAAAGTGTTTGTGCTTCTGGAGAAGTGAAACTTACTCCCACGGCTTGGGGGCACTGTTACTCTAGGAACTACGACCATGTTATACACGAAAACGGTTTCGTGACGATAAAATCCATTCTGTACGATCCCCATGAAAGTAACGTAACGAAACCTTTCGCAGGCTTCGGAAATTTAATTAGACAAAGTAAAAAGCCATTCAGTGCAATCGAAAGTCTTCCAGATGTCTTATTAGACTCATCTAAAGGTACAAATGTTACCGATGCCTTACGAAAAAAAGAAGCTTTAAGTTTACGGAAAGCCATTCTAGTAGCCGAAGAAAAAAACATTGGATCGGAAATTCGTAGATTTATGATTAGGCCAGTTCTCACCCAGATCGATGCTCACCAACCGCTTGAATACTTGACTGAAATGAGACAAGTCTCCATTTTATTTGTAACGCTTAAACCAAGAGAATGCTCATTTGCACAATTGATAACAATTGTTAACAACTCTTATCAAATCacttgtgaaattgtatataaaTCGATGGGTTGtgttaacaaaattattctttttgatAAAGATGTAATGATACTAGTTGTGTTCGGATTACGGGGCTTCAAACACGAGTCTGAAGCGCAAGCTGCATTAAAATGTGCATACAGTATAAAAAAATCCGTAGCAGCTCTCGATGGAGTCCTCGAAGTATCAATTGGTGTAACAACTGGACAAGTATACTGTGGAGTCGTAGGTCATCCCCTACGAAGAGAATTCACCGTTATTGGTGCTATCGTTAATAAGGCAGCGAGACTCATGTGTGgatttcgaaacaaaatcacCTGCGATGAAATGAcatttgtaaaaagtaaaatgtccACAAATAGCTTTACACTTCAACCGGCAATAGAATTAAAAGGTATCGTTAAACCGGGAAAAATATATGAGTACAGTGAAGAGATAAGAGTTAAAGAGTTATACGATATACCAATGATTCCTCCACTTCTCAACCGTAGTGATGAACTTGAGTATTTTGAAGCTTGGCTGGAGGACAGTAAATCAGCGTTCAGGGATTTTGATGCTCTCTTAATGATTGGGGAATCACGAATAGGAAAGAGCAGAATGTTAGAATGGATGGCACGTTTTGCGAGAAATCAGGGATACCAAGTATGCTATTTAAACCTAACTTCAATACATTCAGCCACAGCATACTTAGCTTTAAGCCAAATAATGAATCAAATGCTTGAACTTAAAGAACCTGTAGAAGGTTTtgctaaagaagaaaaaataattcaacTATTAAAAGTCTACTCTGACGACTTAtgctatttaaataatattataaaagtgagATTTGCTTATCACGAAAGAATCCATTCTTTAGATGAAAATAAACGCAAAGAAAAAGCGAAAGCTATGtttgaaaaactaataaaagcATTACCACAAACCATAGTCATATTTCTAGATGATTTACAAAACTTGGATTCATTGTCTTGGGAGTTTATATCAATGATGTTCAagacaatgaaaatatttattgtgttatcTGTTACACGTGGTAAGTTTAGCGCCGTCCACAATTGGCTGTATAgcgtatttataaatgataacatCAGAAAAATGGCTTTAGGACCTTTAGATCCAGAGTGGATTCCTGCTTTAGCATGTCAAATATTAGATGTGGATGGTGTTTCTAATGATCTATGTGCTGCTTTGCGAAGTAAATGTAAAGGTATGCCGGGTCTTGTTGAGAgttttataatacatttattttcatcgGGAGCACTTGAAATAAGAAGAATAGAAGACACTGAAATAGAAGAATgggaagaagaagaagaattacAGTTTCCAGAACCTGCACTGCTGCACCCACAAGCATTGGATGGTAACAATCAGGACACTCTCGATAAACTAATAGAAAATGATAACAAAGGagatataagtatatgtatagttaTTGATAAGAAAGAactaaatacaaacataaatgtTCATAATTTAGACACATTAATAATGATCCAGATTGACTCTCTGACTCCGTATCAACAGTTACTGTTGAAAATCGCATCAGTGATCGGTGATGTAATTCCAAGGGATCTATTGGAAAATATAATGTACGAAAACAATCCGCTGATAACTGCTAAAGCGATAAAAAGACTATTTTGTTTGAGAATACTGTCATGTGCTAACACAGACTGTCTAAATAAATTTGGTCGTAGGGGTACATCGACATTGACTATACTCTCAGGTTATTCTCAGGCATCAAACCCGAATATTGTTTGTGATTGCTGTTTTGAATATGATGCAGAAAACGAGCAAAATCTACCGAAATATGCTTTTTGCAAGTTAATGCGATTCAGAAGTAAAAACTCAAGAAAAACATGTTACGAATTATTGCCGATGAATCAAAAAAAGGAATTTCATACAAGAATTGTTAATTAtcttgaaaataataaacaaaaatgtactaGTTGTGGCGGCACGGTTATGGTCGTCCAATCAATGCTAAGTTTGACTAATGAAGCATCTAGAAGCGGATACTCATCAGTAGATACTATAACGACTCAGGTTGATGACAGCTTACAAAGTAGTGAAGAAAGCGAATCTTCGTCAAATTCACAATCTTCACATAATTTGGTTACAACAAAATCAGAAACCGTATCAATCtccaaagaaaatttaaaaccgaTTGGGACAACTAGCGAAATATTAGCAACAAAGACACTGAAGTATGGTTCACGCCATGAAAGAAACAATTCTATAGTACcacctattttaaaattaaaaggtaGCACCATTGAGGTAAATCCTCCAACAACAAAtgaaaaaagaactaaaaaagTAACGATGACAAATTTTTCTGATCCAGTATTAAGCGATTCCGAAGAAATTCCAAATTGTAAGATTTTTGATATGCTTCGTGAGGTCACCGAAGCAGATGCTCCTAGTGATTGGCAGAACCTCGGCATAATCGATAGCCAGGAGCATTTAGAcgaaattgaaaagaaaaaagatgGTAACACATTTAGCgtaaaaatagaaaaaggtGTATCTGAAACGAATTTCGCTAGGTGCACTTGTGCTGaattaaatataacaatttgtgaACAAATCGTACACCATGCAGAACATGCAGATTTGAAATCAAAAGCTGTTGAATTTCTAATTAAGTACAGTCATTTGAGTGTTCTAAGCAATaactttgaaaatgtatttgaaaaaCTTGATGATGCCGAAAATCTTTGTCAATCACTGCAAAACTTAGATCCATTcgaaaaaaaacgttttttcggACAAATCCATACAATACGAGCTGCCGCTTGCCTATCTGTAGGAAGACTTGCTGCGTCTAAGTTAGAACTAGAACAAGCTACAcagatttataacataaatttaCACAAAGTTCCtgaatatttaaagttaaaaaatatagcaaagGCTTTTAAATTCCGCAACCAGAAATACCgcttacataaaacaatattgaaagCAGATTCTGTGTATTGTTTAAACGTAGCAACCTTATTATACTCGATGCTTGGCGATGAAAGGGTATCAAGGATGACAGCACTACGCGCTTTAAATATAGTCCAGACTGTAGAATGTTCTGTAGTAAATGTCTGCGAGACATATTGTAATGCAATCCAGGTAGAAATGGACCGCGGCGCGCCCGAAGCTACAGCAGATATAGAACAAATGGCAGCCAACTCTTTAAAAGCCCTTCCACGTCCAATTCAGGCTGATGAACTCTTTGCTGTTGGTAAATTGTTTATGACAACATTCCGAGCTCGAATGGCCAGAGGTCAACTGGCACCGACCATACGATCAGGTTTTCGTGCCCTAGCTGTTAGTCGATTCCTACAAGCTGAAGATATTTCGTTAGAACTAATTCcagatttattttacattttgctGACGCGACGACGAATTGAAGAAGCCATCGATATACTGCAATTTGCTTTACGTACAGGGCAAGATCACATGTCGTATGAAAGTGAAAATTGGTATCATGCGTTGTGCATGGATATGATACTGGATGCAGGATTTCAACTTGAGTCGCCTCAAGATATAAGCCGCTTTGCTGAATATTCAATCTCTAAGGGTAAATCAGCAGGGCCCAGCCGCCGACGACTGGTGGTAGGCCTATGGACTTATTGGCTGAGGGCCGATTCAGAGAAAAAAGCAAAACGTTTCGAGGCTGAAGCACTCAGCTGGGCATCTCATGAGGACGACAGTTCTATGATGAACCTGTTGAGTGCAATGAGACTCGCAGAAGGAATGCTCGAGAGTTTAGCTAGAAAGATGGACGACTTAAGAAAG GTGGTGGATCTAATGGAATTACGTTCGGTAGCCGACAGAGAACTAGCTCGATTAGAAAACGATGCTCGCTTACTCGGTGCTGCATTACCTCGGTGGAGCCTTCTCAAAGCAAACTCATCAATGTTGTCTGGCCGAAATGTTATTGCCAACAGTTTAATCAATCAA GCTTTAGAGGAAGCAAGAAAAATGAATAACAGACTCGAAGAAGCCATGGTGCGCGCCACCAGTTCCAACTCAGTGATATGGATACAAAATGCACGCACAGGGCAATTCGTGCATTGGCGTGAGGGAGTCACATTCGCTCGTAATTCTTGGCACCAAATTATGTACAGAATAACAACCACCAGACGATGA